From one Ooceraea biroi isolate clonal line C1 chromosome 7, Obir_v5.4, whole genome shotgun sequence genomic stretch:
- the LOC105279782 gene encoding paramyosin isoform X1, with the protein MRLLVFLTLLYCFCIDVGHTREITHEDIKDAMLSLVHMMRENTEKLERHEARERQLGEQLKKTINVLTKRVFAVDGLKLQLTKLDERIAGIENLIAQRDERERIQMQKTADSLEDLENRLEGWLTDIENKVAEVNSRPEATPAQDNGLTDLLGKLNSTETNLMGEIARLKDDMHNNAARMKEKESGSLMDKTHVIHSEVQDVAARIGDIEISLEKIKQMTQSVQDRSQWTDLAPSFDEHIRTLVRVQELVEDTSDKLRELPKVKEMQTMHNETQTMLQETKHALKDILTRNMDDTENKIAEANMETKDSVTALRMDLANNAERVKQGLQNLEKGQSVMVSMADHVLDTKKRVEYGVHQILLEVGDLVRAQSNNINSTLNQRFDGISNDIMDNQNGALANLTTKMEQEMNKVWRQINVMYQQMTESARALDKLHQQNEAYVNGTTSTMGGMESKVGEITKRMVEVDDNLNYLLGRLSLVTQEFNQIKIGLGTALDNIKASFKVVQEKALDLPHPGPHPLPEDYKDPTESETKKPDGKAPLDFLDHLSNVPSN; encoded by the exons ATGAGGCTGCTCGTTTTCCTCACGCTCTTGTACTGTTTCTGCATCGATGTTGGTCACACCAGGGAGATCAC CCATGAAGATATTAAGGACGCTATGCTGAGCTTGGTGCACATGATGCGGGAGAACACGGAGAAGTTGGAGAGGCATGAGGCGAGGGAGCGGCAGCTCGGTGAGCAACTGAAAAAGACCATAAATGTCCTGACCAAACGTGTGTTTGCTGTGGATGGTCTGAAGCTACAGTTGACCAAACTGGATGAGAGGATCGCCGGGATAGAGAACTTGATTGCACAG AGGGACGAGAGGGAGCGCATACAGATGCAAAAGACCGCCGACAGTTTAGAGGACCTGGAGAACCGTCTGGAGGGCTGGCTTACGGACATCGAGAACAAGGTGGCGGAGGTGAACAGTCGCCCGGAAGCCACTCCAGCTCAAGACAACGGTCTCACTGACCTCCTCGGTAAGCTGAACAGTACAGAGACCAATTTGATGGGAGAGATCGCGAGGCTCAAGGATGACATGCACAACAACGCGGCGaggatgaaagagaaagagtcaGGTTCGCTGATGGACAAGACTCACGTAATCCACTCGGAG GTGCAGGATGTAGCCGCGAGGATCGGGGACATTGAAATCTCCCTGGAGAAAATAAAGCAGATGACCCAGAGCGTTCAGGACAGATCGCAGTGGACGGATCTGGCACCGTCCTTCGATGAGCACATCAGGACGCTGGTGCGGGTGCAGGAACTGGTGGAAGACACTTCTGACAAGCTACGGGAATTACCCAA GGTGAAAGAAATGCAGACGATGCACAACGAGACGCAGACCATGCTGCAGGAGACTAAGCACGCGTTGAAGGATATTCTCACACGCAACATGGACGATACGGAGAACAAGATAGCAGAGGCTAACATGGAAACCAAAGACTCGGTGACGGCATTACg GATGGACCTGGCTAACAATGCGGAACGCGTTAAACAAGGACTGCAGAATCTGGAGAAGGGTCAGTCCGTGATGGTTTCCATGGCCGATCATGTGCTGGATACGAAGAAACGGGTGGAATACGGCGTGCATCAGATTCTGCTGGAAGTAGGGGATCTAGTGAGGGCCCAAAGCAACAACATCAACAGCACTCTGAATCAGAGATTTGACGGGATCTCGAACGACATTATGGATAATCAGAACGGTGCCCTGGCGAACCTCACCACCAAGATGGAACAGGAGATGAATAAA GTCTGGAGACAGATCAACGTCATGTACCAGCAGATGACAGAAAGCGCTCGAGCTCTGGACAAGCTGCACCAACAGAATGAAGCCTACGTTAATGGTACGACGTCCACCATGGGTGGAATGGAGAGCAAG GTTGGCGAGATAACAAAACGCATGGTGGAGGTGGATGACAACTTGAACTATCTGCTCGGTCGTCTCTCCCTGGTGACGCAGGAATTCAATCAGATCAAAATAGGCCTGGGAACTGCATTGGACAATATTAAAGCCTCGTTTAAAGTGGTGCAGGAGAAGGCGCTGGACTTGCCGCATCCGGGTCCCCATCCGCTTCCGGAGGATTATAAGGACCCGACCGAGTCCGAGACCAAGAAACCAGATGGTAAGGCCCCCTTGGATTTCCTGGATCATCTCTCCAATGTACCCTCCAACTGA
- the LOC105279786 gene encoding 1-acyl-sn-glycerol-3-phosphate acyltransferase gamma, which produces MEVLTSVKKSSVIHLMFAITFFTSGLIINFFQCILYFGLRPFSKYLYRKINYYLCYSFYCQLVFMAEWWAGSDLILYIDKDDFAKYFGNEHGYLLMNHSYETDWLIGWLLCDRVRLLGNCKAYAKKSIQYIPTLGWAWKFAESIFLERSWEKDKEKIKNQIKELVEYPDTMWLLLYPEGTRFTPKKLEASQKFAIEKGLPVLKYHLTPRTKGFTASIPHMRGKPAAIYDIQIAFKPSDPVKPTMKNLLLGKPLEGHMYAKRIPIEEVPEGDEAAAEWLHKLYQQKSLKCRTGVQQADEQFRKIVQMCKKRYTNDDVYSDDSSSNDEESDDSLGVDVFDTKFFLSGDSRSSNAQSWKDQNNNWNHGNNQRNGNNQHHSFNYTNGNWRDGQYPNRGSNNRDFVSTDGNFRPNYGQVYNNNPESYNKEQEQACIIQCFFNELNVVDHRGFPEQNSIIQLMTQNTHNPELQDFVEEAIIECYHYLSSDMKQEKCRFSQNLLTCLADKGKERCEDWDD; this is translated from the exons ATGGAAGTGCTCACGTCCGTGAAGAAATCGTCGGTGATACATCTTATGTTCgccattacattttttacgTCTGGTTTGATAATAAACTTCTTCCAATGCATTTTGTACTTTGGACTAAGGCCCTTCTCCAAGTATCTCTATCGCAAGATTAACTACTACCTCTGCTACTCCTTCTACTGTC AGCTGGTATTCATGGCAGAATGGTGGGCAGGATCAGACCTGATATTGTACATAGATAAGGATGACTTTGCCAAGTACTTTGGCAACGAGCATGGCTATCTACTGATGAATCATAGTTATGAGACCGACTGGTTGATAGGCTGGCTACTATGCGACCGTGTGAGGTTGTTAGGT AATTGCAAAGCGTACGCCAAGAAGTCGATACAGTACATCCCGACGCTGGGATGGGCGTGGAAATTCGCCGAGAGCATTTTCCTCGAGAGGAGTTGGGAAAAGGATAAGGAGAAGATCAAGAACCAAATCAAAGAATTGGTCGAGTATCCTGACACAATGTGG ctGCTGCTCTATCCCGAGGGCACGCGCTTCACGCCGAAGAAGCTGGAGGCCAGTCAGAAGTTCGCCATTGAGAAGGGACTACCAGTACTGAAGTACCACTTAACGCCACGCACAAAGGGCTTTACTGCAAGTATACCGCACATGAGAGGTAAACCGGCGGCCATTTACGACATTCAGATAGCATTCAAGCCATCTGATCCGGTAAAACCTACCATGAAGAATCTCCTGTTGGGCAAACCGCTGGAGGGGCACATGTATGCTAAAAGAATACCCATCGAAGAGGTGCCGGAGGGAGACGAGGCTGCCGCCGAGTGGTTGCACAAGCTGTATCAGCAAAAG TCGTTGAAATGCAGGACGGGCGTCCAACAAGCGGATGAACAGTTTCGAAAGATCGTGCAAATGTGTAAGAAGCGATATACGAATGACGACGTTTACAGCGACGATTCCTCAAGTAACGACGAGGAGAGCGATGACTCTTTGGGCGTAGATGTGTTCGACACAAAATTCTTTCTGAGCGGCGACAGCAGATCCTCCAATGCACAATCTTGGAAAGATCAGAATAACAATTG GAACCACGGAAATAATCAGAGAAATGGCAACAATCAGCACCATTCCTTCAATTATACAAATGGAAACTGGAGGGACGGACAGTATCCTAATCGTGGCAGCAACAATCGCGACTTTGTTTCTACTGATGGAAACTTTAGACCAAATTATGGACAGGTGTACAACAACAATCCCGAGAGCTACAACAAGGAACAGGAACAAGCT TGCATCATTCAGTGTTTCTTCAACGAATTAAATGTA GTGGATCACAGAGGATTTCCCGAGCAGAATTCAATTATCCAGCTGATGACGCAAAACACACACAATCCAGAGCTGCAGGACTTTGTAGAGGAAGCTATTATAGAATGTTATCACTATCTCAGCTCAGATATGAAACAGGAAAAGTGTCGCTTCTCACAGAATCTTCTGACTTGCCTAGCCGATAAAGGAAAGGAG
- the LOC105279782 gene encoding paramyosin isoform X2: MRLLVFLTLLYCFCIDVGHTREITHEDIKDAMLSLVHMMRENTEKLERHEARERQLGEQLKKTINVLTKRVFAVDGLKLQLTKLDERIAGIENLIAQRDERERIQMQKTADSLEDLENRLEGWLTDIENKVAEVNSRPEATPAQDNGLTDLLGKLNSTETNLMGEIARLKDDMHNNAARMKEKESGSLMDKTHVIHSEVQDVAARIGDIEISLEKIKQMTQSVQDRSQWTDLAPSFDEHIRTLVRVQELVEDTSDKLRELPKVKEMQTMHNETQTMLQETKHALKDILTRNMDDTENKIAEANMETKDSVTALRMDLANNAERVKQGLQNLEKGQSVMVSMADHVLDTKKRVEYGVHQILLEVGDLVRAQSNNINSTLNQRFDGISNDIMDNQNGALANLTTKMEQEMNKVWRQINVMYQQMTESARALDKLHQQNEAYVNGTTSTMGGMESKVGEITKRMVEVDDNLNYLLGRLSLVTQEFNQIKIGLGTALDNIKASFKVVQEKALDLPHPGPHPLPEDYKDPTESETKKPDDQTAGSS, translated from the exons ATGAGGCTGCTCGTTTTCCTCACGCTCTTGTACTGTTTCTGCATCGATGTTGGTCACACCAGGGAGATCAC CCATGAAGATATTAAGGACGCTATGCTGAGCTTGGTGCACATGATGCGGGAGAACACGGAGAAGTTGGAGAGGCATGAGGCGAGGGAGCGGCAGCTCGGTGAGCAACTGAAAAAGACCATAAATGTCCTGACCAAACGTGTGTTTGCTGTGGATGGTCTGAAGCTACAGTTGACCAAACTGGATGAGAGGATCGCCGGGATAGAGAACTTGATTGCACAG AGGGACGAGAGGGAGCGCATACAGATGCAAAAGACCGCCGACAGTTTAGAGGACCTGGAGAACCGTCTGGAGGGCTGGCTTACGGACATCGAGAACAAGGTGGCGGAGGTGAACAGTCGCCCGGAAGCCACTCCAGCTCAAGACAACGGTCTCACTGACCTCCTCGGTAAGCTGAACAGTACAGAGACCAATTTGATGGGAGAGATCGCGAGGCTCAAGGATGACATGCACAACAACGCGGCGaggatgaaagagaaagagtcaGGTTCGCTGATGGACAAGACTCACGTAATCCACTCGGAG GTGCAGGATGTAGCCGCGAGGATCGGGGACATTGAAATCTCCCTGGAGAAAATAAAGCAGATGACCCAGAGCGTTCAGGACAGATCGCAGTGGACGGATCTGGCACCGTCCTTCGATGAGCACATCAGGACGCTGGTGCGGGTGCAGGAACTGGTGGAAGACACTTCTGACAAGCTACGGGAATTACCCAA GGTGAAAGAAATGCAGACGATGCACAACGAGACGCAGACCATGCTGCAGGAGACTAAGCACGCGTTGAAGGATATTCTCACACGCAACATGGACGATACGGAGAACAAGATAGCAGAGGCTAACATGGAAACCAAAGACTCGGTGACGGCATTACg GATGGACCTGGCTAACAATGCGGAACGCGTTAAACAAGGACTGCAGAATCTGGAGAAGGGTCAGTCCGTGATGGTTTCCATGGCCGATCATGTGCTGGATACGAAGAAACGGGTGGAATACGGCGTGCATCAGATTCTGCTGGAAGTAGGGGATCTAGTGAGGGCCCAAAGCAACAACATCAACAGCACTCTGAATCAGAGATTTGACGGGATCTCGAACGACATTATGGATAATCAGAACGGTGCCCTGGCGAACCTCACCACCAAGATGGAACAGGAGATGAATAAA GTCTGGAGACAGATCAACGTCATGTACCAGCAGATGACAGAAAGCGCTCGAGCTCTGGACAAGCTGCACCAACAGAATGAAGCCTACGTTAATGGTACGACGTCCACCATGGGTGGAATGGAGAGCAAG GTTGGCGAGATAACAAAACGCATGGTGGAGGTGGATGACAACTTGAACTATCTGCTCGGTCGTCTCTCCCTGGTGACGCAGGAATTCAATCAGATCAAAATAGGCCTGGGAACTGCATTGGACAATATTAAAGCCTCGTTTAAAGTGGTGCAGGAGAAGGCGCTGGACTTGCCGCATCCGGGTCCCCATCCGCTTCCGGAGGATTATAAGGACCCGACCGAGTCCGAGACCAAGAAACCAGATG ATCAGACGGCTGGCTCGAGCTAG
- the LOC105279782 gene encoding paramyosin isoform X3 translates to MRLLVFLTLLYCFCIDVGHTREITHEDIKDAMLSLVHMMRENTEKLERHEARERQLGEQLKKTINVLTKRVFAVDGLKLQLTKLDERIAGIENLIAQRDERERIQMQKTADSLEDLENRLEGWLTDIENKVAEVNSRPEATPAQDNGLTDLLGKLNSTETNLMGEIARLKDDMHNNAARMKEKESGSLMDKTHVIHSEVQDVAARIGDIEISLEKIKQMTQSVQDRSQWTDLAPSFDEHIRTLVRVQELVEDTSDKLRELPKVKEMQTMHNETQTMLQETKHALKDILTRNMDDTENKIAEANMETKDSVTALRMDLANNAERVKQGLQNLEKGQSVMVSMADHVLDTKKRVEYGVHQILLEVGDLVRAQSNNINSTLNQRFDGISNDIMDNQNGALANLTTKMEQEMNKVWRQINVMYQQMTESARALDKLHQQNEAYVNGTTSTMGGMESKVGEITKRMVEVDDNLNYLLGRLSLVTQEFNQIKIGLGTALDNIKASFKVVQEKALDLPHPGPHPLPEDYKDPTESETKKPDVVTVK, encoded by the exons ATGAGGCTGCTCGTTTTCCTCACGCTCTTGTACTGTTTCTGCATCGATGTTGGTCACACCAGGGAGATCAC CCATGAAGATATTAAGGACGCTATGCTGAGCTTGGTGCACATGATGCGGGAGAACACGGAGAAGTTGGAGAGGCATGAGGCGAGGGAGCGGCAGCTCGGTGAGCAACTGAAAAAGACCATAAATGTCCTGACCAAACGTGTGTTTGCTGTGGATGGTCTGAAGCTACAGTTGACCAAACTGGATGAGAGGATCGCCGGGATAGAGAACTTGATTGCACAG AGGGACGAGAGGGAGCGCATACAGATGCAAAAGACCGCCGACAGTTTAGAGGACCTGGAGAACCGTCTGGAGGGCTGGCTTACGGACATCGAGAACAAGGTGGCGGAGGTGAACAGTCGCCCGGAAGCCACTCCAGCTCAAGACAACGGTCTCACTGACCTCCTCGGTAAGCTGAACAGTACAGAGACCAATTTGATGGGAGAGATCGCGAGGCTCAAGGATGACATGCACAACAACGCGGCGaggatgaaagagaaagagtcaGGTTCGCTGATGGACAAGACTCACGTAATCCACTCGGAG GTGCAGGATGTAGCCGCGAGGATCGGGGACATTGAAATCTCCCTGGAGAAAATAAAGCAGATGACCCAGAGCGTTCAGGACAGATCGCAGTGGACGGATCTGGCACCGTCCTTCGATGAGCACATCAGGACGCTGGTGCGGGTGCAGGAACTGGTGGAAGACACTTCTGACAAGCTACGGGAATTACCCAA GGTGAAAGAAATGCAGACGATGCACAACGAGACGCAGACCATGCTGCAGGAGACTAAGCACGCGTTGAAGGATATTCTCACACGCAACATGGACGATACGGAGAACAAGATAGCAGAGGCTAACATGGAAACCAAAGACTCGGTGACGGCATTACg GATGGACCTGGCTAACAATGCGGAACGCGTTAAACAAGGACTGCAGAATCTGGAGAAGGGTCAGTCCGTGATGGTTTCCATGGCCGATCATGTGCTGGATACGAAGAAACGGGTGGAATACGGCGTGCATCAGATTCTGCTGGAAGTAGGGGATCTAGTGAGGGCCCAAAGCAACAACATCAACAGCACTCTGAATCAGAGATTTGACGGGATCTCGAACGACATTATGGATAATCAGAACGGTGCCCTGGCGAACCTCACCACCAAGATGGAACAGGAGATGAATAAA GTCTGGAGACAGATCAACGTCATGTACCAGCAGATGACAGAAAGCGCTCGAGCTCTGGACAAGCTGCACCAACAGAATGAAGCCTACGTTAATGGTACGACGTCCACCATGGGTGGAATGGAGAGCAAG GTTGGCGAGATAACAAAACGCATGGTGGAGGTGGATGACAACTTGAACTATCTGCTCGGTCGTCTCTCCCTGGTGACGCAGGAATTCAATCAGATCAAAATAGGCCTGGGAACTGCATTGGACAATATTAAAGCCTCGTTTAAAGTGGTGCAGGAGAAGGCGCTGGACTTGCCGCATCCGGGTCCCCATCCGCTTCCGGAGGATTATAAGGACCCGACCGAGTCCGAGACCAAGAAACCAGATG TTGTGACCGTAAAGTAA
- the LOC105279785 gene encoding uncharacterized protein LOC105279785, with product MMYTKCFLIFKLWSCVIVLSIHYDNVNGEINSIQPNHISTIYPILTSKKPTRYLSDGSRVDFQIRNHQGPGTYIFGFDTGHGKNRQYRIEERLQDGSVKGRYGFYDAKGKLRIVSYIAGPNGGYQERHHETFAHKPGT from the exons ATGATGTACACCAAGTGCTTT CTTATTTTTAAACTTTGGTCGTGCGTGATTGTATTGTCAATACATTATGATAATGTAAACGGAGAGATCAATTCGATACAGCCAAACCATATTTCAACGATTTATCCTATTTTGACGTCCAAGAAACCAACAAGGTATCTGTCCGACGGAAGTCGAGTAGACTTTCAAATAAGGAATCATCAGGGACCTGGAACGTACATTTTTGGCTTCGACACTGGACACGG AAAAAATCGGCAGTATAGGATAGAGGAGCGTCTTCAGGATGGAAGCGTTAAGGGCCGATACGGTTTCTACGATGCGAAGGGGAAACTCAGGATTGTCAGTTACATCGCGGGCCCCAACGGCGGCTATCAAGAGCGACATCACGAAACTTTCGCTCACAAACCTGGAACTTAA